AGCACCACTGCCGGACCCCCAGCATCAGCCAGGATCCCCCCACATCAGCCAGGACCCCCCATCCATgcatcccacagctgcagcatagCACCCCATGGTGaccccccccagcctcctcctgtggctgctctgggcatcCCAAATTGCCCCATAGCACCAGGACCCCAACCCACCTCCCAAAAGCCCCCCACTATCATCTGGGATGCCCCCCAGTCAGCTAGGACCCCCCATTCATGCATTCTACCCCACTGCTGCATCACATACCAGCCcggtcctgcagctgctccgggTACCCCAATGTGCCCCAGGGTGTCAGGACCCCAACCTGCCCCCCAGCCGAgcccccccacgccccccaaCTCACGGTCCATGGCCATGCCCACGGAGATGCACTTcttgaagcagcagagctggcactaGTTGCGGGTGATCTTGTCGATGACACAGGAGTAGGTGGGGTGCAGGTTCTTCTGGATGGTCCGACGGAAAAATCCCTGGGGAGGGCATGGGGGAGTGACCcagtgagcactgctgagcccCCCTAGCCCCCTGCCCCAAGTCACCTTGCAGCCCTCACAGGCGATGCAGCGGTAGTGGTAGCTGGCGGCCTTGTCCCCGCACACCACGCACTGTTCATCTTTGTCCAGGTAACTAGGGATGTACCCTGCGGGGACCCCCaggtcagggacccccagggcaccccagagcagggacccccGCAGCGGGGACTCATGGGGTGCTCCATGACAGGGATTCCCATGACAGGGACCCTCAGGGCACCCCAAGTCAAGGACCCCTGGAACACCCTGTAGCAGGGACCTTCCCACACACCCCACATCAGGGATCCTCCAGGAATCCTGAGTCAGGGACCCCCTTGCATGCCTCACATCAGGGACCCTTGGCACATGCAGCATCAGGGACACCCCACACACCCCATGCCAGGGACCCCCAGtaagccctcccctccctgtgcctcagtttcccctctgtCTGCACCCACTGTCTGCCCCACCactacccctgccctggcacgggAAGGGTTAACACtgggggtgtgtgggggggtgCCTGAGCCCCCCGCGCCAATAAAGCCCCCATTATCCCATTATCTGGCCGGGAACCGGCAgcgggggggtccctgtccccctggcacACAGAGACCCACTGTCCCTGTCATTGTCCGTGGTCCCCCCGCCTGGCAGGCCAGGAACCAGCCCCCCACCAGAGTCCCCCCAGCCTCCCCACCACCGACTgctcagggaaactgaggcacagattgCCCATGATGCATGGGGCGGTCCCCAGCACCCTGGGCCCCTCATGTCCCTCCCGGGAGCCCACccttgtgttttgggggggctggaaTTGGGGATCCCCGAAGGGTgagagggatgggaaagggaccGGATGCCTGGGTCCCCCCTGCATGGAGCACCTGTAACTCAGGggagtgtccccagcacccc
This Aphelocoma coerulescens isolate FSJ_1873_10779 chromosome 3, UR_Acoe_1.0, whole genome shotgun sequence DNA region includes the following protein-coding sequences:
- the LOC138107491 gene encoding uncharacterized protein isoform X1, whose amino-acid sequence is MEQKPSTLDPLLEPEDTRWLDGKRKRKSSQCLVKSSMSGTPGSHGCLMSRPGPLEFHGHPLSPGTSLVTWTKMNSAWCAGTRPPATTTAASPVRAARDFSVGPSRRTCTPPTPVSSTRSPATSASSAASRSASPWAWPWTWCWMTRSG
- the LOC138107491 gene encoding thyroid hormone receptor alpha-like isoform X3; protein product: MEQKPSTLDPLLEPEDTRWLDGKRKRKSSQCLVKSSMSGYIPSYLDKDEQCVVCGDKAASYHYRCIAWIFPSDHPEEPAPHLLLCHRQDHPQLVPALLLQEVHLRGHGHGPGAG
- the LOC138107491 gene encoding thyroid hormone receptor alpha-like isoform X2, which translates into the protein MEQKPSTLDPLLEPEDTRWLDGKRKRKSSQCLVKSSMSGYIPSYLDKDEQCVVCGDKAASYHYRCIACEGCKVTWGRGLGGLSSAHWVTPPCPPQGFFRRTIQKNLHPTYSCVIDKITRN